AAGGGGTGTCCAGGGTGCCGGAGCGTACATCGCGCTCCTGCCCGCCGCCATGCTGCACGGGCGTCAATTTCACCGCCCGTCCCAGCAGGAGTGCCCCCACCCCCACGGGACCCCCGATTTTGTGCCCCGAGATGGACATGGCGTCCAGGCCGGAATCCTTGAAGTGCACCGGCACCGAGCCGAACGCCTGGACTGCATCGGAATGCACCGGGACGCCCGCACCATGGGCCAGTTCAACGATGCGCCGGATCGGCTGGATGGTGCCCACCTCATTATTGGCCCACATGACGGTCACCAGCGCCACGGTACCTGGATCGCGCGCAAGTTCAGTTGCGAGCACGTTGAGGTCCAGCACTCCTTCGCCGTCCACCGGCAGCCAGGTCACCTCGGCACCTTCGTGGCGCTCAAGCCATTCCACGGTGTCAAGGACCGCGTGGTGTTCGACGGCGGAACAAAGGATGCGACGCCGTCGGGGGTCTTCTGCCACTCGGGACCAGTACATGCCCTTCACCGCGAGGTTGTCCGACTCGGTGCCTCCCGAGGTGAAGATCACCTCCGAGGGGTGCGCTCCCGCCGCTGCGGCGATGGCCTCCCGCGCATCCTCCACGGCACGGCGGGCACGCCGTCCGGACCCATGCAGAGATGAGGGGTTGCCGGTCCGCGCGAGTTCCCGGGTCAAGACGGCGAGCGCGGCGCCGGAAAGCGGCGTGGTGGCGGCATGATCGAGGTAGGCGGGCATCCTTCAATTCTATCGTGCCGCGCCTCAGCTCCCGCCGGGCACCGTCAGCCGGCGCCCTTGATCCGGGCGCAGCAATGACCCGGTCCGGAGGCCTCGGCAACACGGTCCTCGGGGCCGCCGCAGCCAACCGCCGCCCCACGCAGGAAGGCGCCGTTCATGTCGCACACCACTGTTGCGTGGGCCCTCGAAAGTCTATGGAAGGGGCAGTTGGGCAGCAGGTAGCCGCCGTCACCATCAGGCTGCGGCTGGTAGCCCGCCTCCGACAGGAAATCCTCCAGACCGCCGGCCGCTGCTGCGAGCTCCCGGCCCTTCCGGAACGCAACGGCGCGCAGCGATTCCCCCACCGGCCCGCCTTCGGCCTGCGAAGACTCGATGGCAGCGGCCATCAGCTCCCCGGCGAGGTCATAGTTCCGGTCCGGTACGGAGGCTGCCACTTCGCCGCCCACCGGCCGGTACATCTTGGCCGGGCGTCCCGAGCCTGGCCCCGTCCTGCCCGCTGGCTTGTGGAACTCCACGGCCAGCAGTCCATCCTGGACCAGCCTGTCCAGGTGGAAGGAAACGGTGCTCCGCGCCATACCTGCGGCCTCGGCCACCTCATCGCGCCCCATCGGCCGGGGCGACGCCGTAACCAGCTCGAATAGTTGCAGCCTTTTATCATCCGTGAGTGAGGCGACGGCCGCGATCCTGTCCGCCCAGGGAAGTCGGTACATGGGGCCTCCAAATCCAAATTCAAGATCTATTGATTATAGAACGCCAGCTTTCTAAAATTACGATACCTACTTTTAGAAGGAGTACACCATGAAACCAGCATCGGCAGTGCGCACCCGGCATGCATTCACCACCGTGCCGGCGGCCCGGCAGGCCTTCCTGCTGCTGCGCACTGTCTTCACCGTTGCACCCATCCTCTTCGGCCTGGACAAGTTCACGAACGTCCTTGCCCAGTGGACTGTCTATCTAGCGCCCCAGGCCACCGCGGTGGTGCCACTGCCACCCCAGACCTTCATGTATGTCGTTGGGTTGGTGGAGATCATCGCCGGCGTGGTTGTGGCGGTGCGTCCAAAATACGGCTCGTTGCTGGTGGCCGCCTGGTTGGCCGGGATCATCATCAACCTGCTGCTGCTGGGAAGCTTCTACGATGTGGCCCTGCGGGACTTCGGGCTCCTGGTAGGCGCCCTGGCCCTCAATCGGTTGTCAGTGGGGGTCGGGCGGGCCGCCGAGTAGCCCGGTTCTGCCCGCGGAAGCGGGCGTTCTGTGCAAAGAATCCGCCGGCAGCTGTGCCCTCCAGCCGCCGGCGGCCTTGCGCCAACTGGCCGGCCTTGCCAACGGGCCAGGTCAAGCACCGGGAGGAAGCAGCGGCAGGTAGCGGCGGACGTCGTTGCGCGCTGACGCCAACGCCGCCGCGTCCGGGCAGGACACCGATATATAGGCCGACGAATCCGCCGTACCAAAAACCCTCGCCATCACCGCAGTGGACCGTCCGCCCGGGGCCGCCTGCTCCAGCGCCAGCACTTCCACGTTTTTGCCCGGGGCATCCGGGGTGCCGCCCCACTGCAATGTCTCCGTTTTCAGGTACGAAGGCTGGATGGTGCCGTCCAGGTACTGGAAGAGAGCAACAGTGGAATCCCGGTCCCCGCCCCGCGCCAGCGGAGCCTGGCCTGTACTGACACGGGCCGCCACAACGCAGCCGTCCGTCTTTGCATATTGGCTGGCACCGGCCACGTTTTCCTTTTCGAGCTTCCAGCCCGGCGCGCCTTTCAGCTCATCAGAGATGCCCACCGGCACTCCCGGCGCCAGGGTCCCGCCGGCAGCGAAGGGCAGGTCCCGCGCCGCAACTGCGGCGGCGTCGTATCCCGGGGTGATGGTGGGAGTGGCCGGCACCGGAGTATTCGAAGTTGCAGCCGGTGCGGAAGGATCCGGAACCCCAACGCTGCAGCCGCCCAAGAGCACAGCGCCCAGGCATGCGAAGGCGAGCGGCACTCCCCTGTGCCGTGCCCTGCCGGGCCGCCCAGCCGTCGTCGGCATTTCCATTTCCACCCCTGTTAGTTTCCTTCCGGCCGCGGGTCCCCGTTCAGCCGCGCAGGCACGAGTCTAGACTCCGGTCCCCCGGGAACCCGCAAGCACCCGGCGTTCGTTGTCACGGCATGGCCGCCACAAGTGCTGGCTAGACTGGGCGGGCACGGGTTTCCCCGACGGAAAACAGGAAGCCGCGCATGATGAAAAGGAAGAATGCTTGACCGAGAGCAGCAGCTCCCACTACCAGGTCCTTCGCGTGGCCGTCACCGCCACCGACAAGGAAATCAAGGTGGCTTACCGCCGAGCCGCCAGGATTGCGCATCCGGACCACGGCGGTGATGCCGCAACCTTCCGGCGCGTGACTGCTGCCTACGAAACCCTGATCGATCCGCAGCGGCGAAAAGCATACGACCGGTCCTATGGCGCCGGTTCAGTCCGCGGCGCTGCGCCCGACGACGGCGCCCACTTTGATGCCCCGGCCGCCGGAAGCAGAGCGTCGGCCACCGTCCGGAGGCCAGGCAACAGCAGGAACACCGCCGGCGACCCGCCGATCTACGTTCCGCCGTACGAAGGAAACGACGTTGCCCTCATCCCCCTGGCCCAAGCCCGCCAGCAGGTTCACGGGGTGCCGCGGAAACGCGGCATCTTTGGCGCTGAGGCCCGCATCCAGCGCGAGATGCGCACCGTGCAGCTGCTGACCCGGCAGGTGCTGCCTGCCATTCCCGCCGCCCGGCTCATCAATGGACTCCAATCCCCGGCGGACAACAGCCACATCGACCATGCGGTCCTTTCCGGCTACCGGCTGGCCCTGGTCAACTCCATGCTCCTGCCCAGGGGTGCCTACGCCTGGGACGGCAGGACGCTCAACCATGGCGGCCGCTCTGTGGCACCTCCGCAGCTGGCCCGGGTGGTGTGGGCCATGCAGGAAATCTTCCCGGAGCTCAACGTCACAGGATGGACCGTGGTGCACGGCCCGGACGGAAACCTCCATGAACCCGTGATTGACCACCACCGGCGGCCCGCCGGAGCCCTGGAGACCGTCCAGATCTTGAACGCGGCGGGCACGGTGCGGGGCCTGAAGGATTTCCTTGCCTCCGGTCCCGCACCCAACACAGTGAACGTCCCGGTCCTGGCCAGGCTGCTGCGCGGCATGCACTGACGGCGGTGGCTAGGATGGGGAGGTGTTCCGCATCCTTTTCCATGAACCAGAGATTCCCGGCAATACCGGCAACGCCATCCGCCTCGCCGCCATCACGGGCGCCGAACTGCACCTTGTGGAACCCCTTGGCTTCGACTTTTCCGACGCCAAGCTGCGCCGGGCCGGGCTGGACTACCATGACCTCGCCGTGGTTACCGTGCACAAGACCATCGAGGACGCCTGGCAGCACCTCCAGCCCGAGCGCGTCTACGCGTTCACCTCTGACGGCACCACCAGCTACACGGACATCGACTACGCCCCGGGCGACGTCCTGATGTTTGGCCGCGAATCCGTCGGGCTGCCGGCCGAACTGAAGAACGATGCCCACGTGACCGCCACGGTGCGGCTGCCCATGTTGCCGGCCCTTCGTTCCCTCAACCTTGCCAATGCCGCCTCCATCGCTGTCTATGAAGCCTGGCGCCAGCAGGGCTTTGCGGGGGCAAGGCTTTAGGATCCCGCTCCGGATCACGGAAAATCTTTACCCGTCGTCCCATCCGCGCCCGGCCCTGCTCCGAACAGCTCCTGTAGGCATTCAAGCGGACCGGGACCAAGGAGCGGCAGGTGACACTACTGGAGGCAGGATCCAGGCCGGACAGCCGCAGCCGGCACGGCACTGCTGAGGATTCCCCGCCCGGAGACTTATGCTTGGACGTAATGGAAACTCCCAACGCGCCGAATTCCGAGGGCTCCGCCGCGGTGACTGACCCACCGGCTGACCTCAGCCAACGCCTCTCGGTCCTGCTGGCGGGCATCGCCCGTGGGGACCAGGCATCGTTTGCCGAGTTCTACCAGCTGACGTCCCGGCGGGTCTTCGGCATGGCGCGCCGCGTCCTGATCGATCCCGAACTCAGCGAGGACACCACGCAGGAAGTCTTCCTGCAGGTCTGGCAGAACGCCGCGAAGTTCGATCCGCAGGCAGGCAGCCCGCTCTCCTGGCTGATGACCATCTCGCACCGGCGGGCCGTGGACAAGGTGCGCTCGTCACAGTCCTCCACCGACAGGGAAGCCAAGTACGGTGCCAGCACGCAGGACATCGACCATGACACCGTTTCCGATGAAGTGGGCAGCCGGCTGGAAGCGGAGGCCGTGGTCCGCTGCCTGGGGACGCTGACGGAAACACAGCAGGAATCCGTGCGCCTGGCCTACTACGGCGGCCTCACTTACCGTGAGGTGGCAGAACGGCTGAATGCGGCAGTGCCCACTATCAAGTCCCGCATCCGCGACGGACTGATCCGATTGAAGACCTGTTTGGGGGTGAGTTGAGATGAGCGGAATGGAAGAAGGCCGCAACAGTCGGTCAAGTTCCTTCGGTGACACCGTGGCGATGGATCTTGCCGCAGGCCGCGCCGTGGACCTCGCAGAGCTCTATGCCCTTGACGCGGTCACGGAGCAGGAACGCGATGCCATTGACCGGTACATCTCCACCGCCCCGGAGCCGGAGCGGCTGGCCTTCCTTGCACGCGTCCGGCAGTCCCGGGAGGCCCTGGCCCGTACTTTCCGTGCGGAGGAGGAGCCGCCGTCGGACCTGTTCGAACGGATCGTCGCCCAGCTTCCTGCCCAACTCCCCAGCCATGGTGGACCAGGAGCGGTCGACGCACCGGCACCGGCCGGAAGCACACTGCCGGCTTCTTCGCAGGGCACCCCTGCCGGCGCCGGTACACAGGATGAGCTGGCGCAGGCGCGCAAGCGCCGCGAGGAGCGGCGCGGCCCATCCGGCACCCGGCGCTGGCTGGTGGGCGTCGCGGCAGCAGCGGCCATCGCGCTCGGCGGTGTGGGCGTGGGCGCCTACATGGCCGACCAGAACGATCCCGTCAACCAGGTGGCCAGGGCAGGCGACCTGCGCGAGGCGTCCGTGAACGTGGCGGGCGGCGGCAAGGCAACCCTGCTGATTTCAGCATCCGAGGACGCTGCCGTAGTGAAGATGAGCGGCGTCCCCGCTCCCCCTGCGGGCAAGGTCTACCAAATGTGGCTGATCCCCAAGGACGGTTCGGCACCGGTGTCGCAGGGGCTGATGGACGAGCAGGCTCTCTCCAAGCCTGCCGTGGTCCAGGGCATCCATTCTGCCGCGTCGCTGGGCATCACTGTCGAGCCGGCCGGCGGGTCCAAGGCCCCCACGCTGCCGACGGTCGCGGCGGCTCCGCTCGGAGCCTGAGGTTCGAGTCCCGGCAACAGGAAAGCGCCCCCGGTTCCGTTATGACAGGAACCGGGGGCGCTTTTCCGTACCTAGAAACCTGCGATTGTGTCTGGCCCGTTGACGGCCACCACGTGGAAGGCTTCCGCGCTGCGCCCTTCCGGCAACCCTGCCCTGGCGGCATTATGCTGCATCCCCTGGCGGACGGTGACTTCCATCGCCGCGACGTCGGGGTGCTGGCTGACATGGACATGGATGGCAGCCAGCTTGGCGTCCACGTGGTCCGTGACGTCCACGAAGTGGTTTTCCCGTTCCCCGGGCCCTGCGTAGAGCCACAGCCATGGCAGCTTGTAGGCCTCTAGACCGGCGTCGGCCAGTTCGGGGTAGGCGAAAGGGTTTTCGAGTGCCGGATACACGGCCCGCGTCACTGCCTCCCCCACGGCCAGGTGGTCCGGGTGGCTCTTTTGGATCCGCTCCCAGTTCCGTTCCGGATGCATGGCAAGGACGACGTCGGGACGGACTTCGCGGATCAGCCGCACCACGGCCTTCATCACTTCGTGCGACGGCTCAAGGTACCCGTCCCGCTGGTGGAGGTAGTGGATGTCGGTGACACCGACCAGCTTGGCGGCCCGGCGCTGTTCGGCGTCGCGCATGGCGATGATGTCCGCACGGTGGGCCGGGTCGAAGCCGCCCGCTTCGCCGTCGGTCATGATGCAGTAGCTGACCTGGACGCCGGCCGCCGTCCAGGCGGCGACGGTTCCGGCAGCGCCAAAGTCGATGTCGTCAGGATGGGCCGCAAAACAGAGCACCCGCCCAACCCGGTGCTTATCCGGGTTGAACGGGCTCCCTGCCTGCCCCGTGGAGGCAGTCAACGAATCAGCCCTTGCGCTTCTTGATCTCGGCGGCGGCCTGCGGCAGGACATCGAAGACGTCGCCGATGATGCCGAAGTCCGCAATCTCGAAGACCGGGGACTCGGCATCCTTGTTGACCGCAACGATGACCTTGGACGTCTGCATGCCCGCCTTCTGCTGGATGGCGCCGGAGATGCCCGCGGAAATGTACAACTGCGGGGAAACGGTCTTGCCGGTCTGCCCCACCTGGGCGTCGTGGCTGATCCAGCCCGCATCCGTGGCGGCGCGGGAGGCGCCGACAGCTGCTCCAAGTGCATCGGCCAACTCTTCGACGGGACCGAAGTCGCCGTCCATGCCGCGTCCGCCGGCCACCACGATCCGCGCGTCGGTGAGGTCGGGCCGGCCGCTGGCCACCTTCTGCTGCCGTTCGGTGATGCGGGCCGCTGCGGCTACCGCGGGAACCTCCACCGTGGCGGTCCCGGGAGTTGTGGGGGCCGCCGCGGGCTCCGGGGTGACGTTGTTGGCCTTCAGGGTCACTACGGACACCGGGGTGCTGGCCTTGCAGGCGGTGTTGTAGGAACCGGCCAGCACCGATTTGTGAGCGGTGCCGTCCGGGTCCACGGCGACGACGTCGGTGATGACGCCGGCGTTCAAGCGGATGCCCGCACGTGCAGCGATCTCCTTGCCTTCCGGTGAGTTGTCCAGCAGGACGATGCCGGCACCGGTGGTTTCAGCGGCGGCGGCAACATAGGCAGCCTTCGGTGCCACCAGGAAGTCGTCCAGGTCCTGGGCCGAGGGGCGCAGAATGCCGCCCACGCCGTATTCGGCGAAGGTGGCAGCGACGCCGTCGGAGAGTTCGCCGTTGAGCGCCACTGTGCTCTCGCCCAGGGAACGGGCCAGGGTCAGCAGTTCCAGGCTGCTCTTCTTGAGCGACGCGCCGGGGTTGTCGATGAATACGAGTACTTTTGCCATGTCGGTGTCCCTCTTAGAGCAGCTTCTGGGCGGCCAGGAAGTCAACCAGCTTGATGCCGGCGTCGCCCTCGTCGGTGATGATGGTGCCTGCGGTCCTGGGCGGCCGCTGGTCCGCGCTGGTCACGCTGGTCCAGGAGCCGGCGAAGCCCACCTGCGCCGGCTGCACGCCGATATCGGCCAGGGACAGGGTGGTGATGCTCTTGCGCTTTGCGGCGATGATGCCCTTGAAGTTGGGGTACCGGGGTTCGTTGATTTGGTCCGTGACGGACACGACGGCGGGCAGCGGTGCCTCCACCGTTTCAGACGACGTGTCGGCGTCGCGGCGGGCGGTCAGGCGGCCGCCGTCCACCTGGAGAGTGGACGCGAACGTGACCTGGGGCAGCCCAAGCCGCTCGGCCAGCTGCGCCGGAACAAGGGAGGTCTCGCCGTCGGTGGAAGCCATGCCGGTGATGACCAGGTCCACGTCGCCCAGGTGCCGAACTGCGGCGGCCAGGGCAAGCGAGGTGGCCGCGGCGTCGGATCCCGCCAGGGCGTCGTCCGTGAGGTGCACGCCTTCGGTGGCGCCCATCTGCAGTGACTTCTTGACTGCGTTGACGGCTCCGGCGGGTCCCATGCTGAGGGCGATGACCTGGTTGCCTGCTTTGCTTCCGCCGCGCGCCTCCGCCAGCTGCAGGGCTGCTTCAAGGGCGTACTCGTCAAGCTCGGACAGAATGCTTTCGTCGCGGTCCGCGGTGTTGCCCTCCCCGTTGAGGTGGCGGTCGAACTGGGCGTCCGGTACATGTTTGACCAGGACTACGATCTTCAATGTCTCTTCCACTGTGTTTACAGCAGCCTTCCATGCTTGTGGACAGCCAGCCGGGTGGGCATGGCCGCGGAATGCCCGGCAGGCGGGTAGCTCCTAGCTAACCATATCGGCGCGTCCCCGCGCCCCCTTCCGTTAACGCCTGTTTCAGCGCTGTTTCCCGAGCAGGGAATGACGACGGCGGCGCCCCCATTGGTGGGGACGCCGCCGTCGTCAGGGCCTGCGTTAGTGCTGTCCTGCCTTAGCTGGCTGCCGCGCCGAGCGTGACGTCGAACGTCTGCTCGCTGCCGCCGCGCTGCACGGTGATCTTTACCTTGGATCCTGCCGGCTGTTCCCGGACTGCCGCGGTCAGCTGGTTGGGCTCGCCGATGGTGAGGTCGTTGAACTTGGTGATGACGTCACCCGCCTTGATGCCGGCCTTGCCCGCTGCGGAATTGGGATCGACGGTGGCTACGTCGGCGCCGACGGAGAACTCTGAGGCCGCGCCCGAGGTGGTCTTGGCCTTGACGCTGACGCCAAGCTGCCCATGGGAGGCCTTGCCGCTGTCGATGATCTCCTGTGCCACGCGCTTGGCATGGTTGATCGGGATGCTGAACCCGACGCCGATATTCCCGCTCTGCGAGGTGGAGGTGCCGGAGCCGGCGGACGCGATGGCCACGTTCACGCCGATGATCTCGCCCTTGCTGTTCACCAGGGCGCCGCCGGAGTTGCCGGGGTTGATGGCCGCGTCCGTCTGGATCACGTTAATGGCGATTGAGCCCTCGCTGGAATTCTGCTGGCTCTGCCCGCCGCCCGGAGGGGCGAACTGGAATCCCTGGTCGCCGCCCTGGCTGTTGTCCCCGCCCTTGGGAGCAGCCGACGATGCCACGCTGATGGTCCGGTTGAGGGTGGAGACGATGCCGTCCGTGACGGTTCCGGTCAGACCGAGCGGGGAACCGATGGCGATGGCAGTATCGCCCACATTCAGCTTGGACGAGTCACCAAGGGTGGCAGGGGTGAGGCCGGAGGTATCGTCCACCTTGATGACGGCGAGGTCGGACAGGGGGTCGGTGCCCACCAGCTTTGCCGGCAGGACCTTTCCGTCGCTGGTGCGGATCTCAAGGCTGGCGTTGGCGGTCTGGCCGTCCAGGGTCACCACGTGGGTGTTGGTCAGGATGTGCCCCTGGTCATCAAGG
This window of the Pseudarthrobacter defluvii genome carries:
- a CDS encoding electron transfer flavoprotein subunit beta/FixA family protein, translated to MKIVVLVKHVPDAQFDRHLNGEGNTADRDESILSELDEYALEAALQLAEARGGSKAGNQVIALSMGPAGAVNAVKKSLQMGATEGVHLTDDALAGSDAAATSLALAAAVRHLGDVDLVITGMASTDGETSLVPAQLAERLGLPQVTFASTLQVDGGRLTARRDADTSSETVEAPLPAVVSVTDQINEPRYPNFKGIIAAKRKSITTLSLADIGVQPAQVGFAGSWTSVTSADQRPPRTAGTIITDEGDAGIKLVDFLAAQKLL
- a CDS encoding J domain-containing protein; translation: MTESSSSHYQVLRVAVTATDKEIKVAYRRAARIAHPDHGGDAATFRRVTAAYETLIDPQRRKAYDRSYGAGSVRGAAPDDGAHFDAPAAGSRASATVRRPGNSRNTAGDPPIYVPPYEGNDVALIPLAQARQQVHGVPRKRGIFGAEARIQREMRTVQLLTRQVLPAIPAARLINGLQSPADNSHIDHAVLSGYRLALVNSMLLPRGAYAWDGRTLNHGGRSVAPPQLARVVWAMQEIFPELNVTGWTVVHGPDGNLHEPVIDHHRRPAGALETVQILNAAGTVRGLKDFLASGPAPNTVNVPVLARLLRGMH
- a CDS encoding tRNA (cytidine(34)-2'-O)-methyltransferase produces the protein MFRILFHEPEIPGNTGNAIRLAAITGAELHLVEPLGFDFSDAKLRRAGLDYHDLAVVTVHKTIEDAWQHLQPERVYAFTSDGTTSYTDIDYAPGDVLMFGRESVGLPAELKNDAHVTATVRLPMLPALRSLNLANAASIAVYEAWRQQGFAGARL
- a CDS encoding cysteine desulfurase family protein, with product MPAYLDHAATTPLSGAALAVLTRELARTGNPSSLHGSGRRARRAVEDAREAIAAAAGAHPSEVIFTSGGTESDNLAVKGMYWSRVAEDPRRRRILCSAVEHHAVLDTVEWLERHEGAEVTWLPVDGEGVLDLNVLATELARDPGTVALVTVMWANNEVGTIQPIRRIVELAHGAGVPVHSDAVQAFGSVPVHFKDSGLDAMSISGHKIGGPVGVGALLLGRAVKLTPVQHGGGQERDVRSGTLDTPSIAAFAAAAEAVTAALPTESARIAALRDRLIDGVRERVPEAVLRGAPGAGRLPGSAHFTFPGCEGDSLLFLLDLAGIESSTGSACTAGVPRPSHVLLAMGLDEETARGAQRFSLGHASTEADVDALLAALPEAYARARQAGMAGHESSIQTAGTVARQVPGGA
- a CDS encoding anti-sigma factor; amino-acid sequence: MEEGRNSRSSSFGDTVAMDLAAGRAVDLAELYALDAVTEQERDAIDRYISTAPEPERLAFLARVRQSREALARTFRAEEEPPSDLFERIVAQLPAQLPSHGGPGAVDAPAPAGSTLPASSQGTPAGAGTQDELAQARKRREERRGPSGTRRWLVGVAAAAAIALGGVGVGAYMADQNDPVNQVARAGDLREASVNVAGGGKATLLISASEDAAVVKMSGVPAPPAGKVYQMWLIPKDGSAPVSQGLMDEQALSKPAVVQGIHSAASLGITVEPAGGSKAPTLPTVAAAPLGA
- a CDS encoding PIG-L deacetylase family protein, yielding MTASTGQAGSPFNPDKHRVGRVLCFAAHPDDIDFGAAGTVAAWTAAGVQVSYCIMTDGEAGGFDPAHRADIIAMRDAEQRRAAKLVGVTDIHYLHQRDGYLEPSHEVMKAVVRLIREVRPDVVLAMHPERNWERIQKSHPDHLAVGEAVTRAVYPALENPFAYPELADAGLEAYKLPWLWLYAGPGERENHFVDVTDHVDAKLAAIHVHVSQHPDVAAMEVTVRQGMQHNAARAGLPEGRSAEAFHVVAVNGPDTIAGF
- a CDS encoding helix-turn-helix transcriptional regulator → MYRLPWADRIAAVASLTDDKRLQLFELVTASPRPMGRDEVAEAAGMARSTVSFHLDRLVQDGLLAVEFHKPAGRTGPGSGRPAKMYRPVGGEVAASVPDRNYDLAGELMAAAIESSQAEGGPVGESLRAVAFRKGRELAAAAGGLEDFLSEAGYQPQPDGDGGYLLPNCPFHRLSRAHATVVCDMNGAFLRGAAVGCGGPEDRVAEASGPGHCCARIKGAG
- a CDS encoding electron transfer flavoprotein subunit alpha/FixB family protein, with the protein product MAKVLVFIDNPGASLKKSSLELLTLARSLGESTVALNGELSDGVAATFAEYGVGGILRPSAQDLDDFLVAPKAAYVAAAAETTGAGIVLLDNSPEGKEIAARAGIRLNAGVITDVVAVDPDGTAHKSVLAGSYNTACKASTPVSVVTLKANNVTPEPAAAPTTPGTATVEVPAVAAAARITERQQKVASGRPDLTDARIVVAGGRGMDGDFGPVEELADALGAAVGASRAATDAGWISHDAQVGQTGKTVSPQLYISAGISGAIQQKAGMQTSKVIVAVNKDAESPVFEIADFGIIGDVFDVLPQAAAEIKKRKG
- a CDS encoding sigma-70 family RNA polymerase sigma factor, with translation METPNAPNSEGSAAVTDPPADLSQRLSVLLAGIARGDQASFAEFYQLTSRRVFGMARRVLIDPELSEDTTQEVFLQVWQNAAKFDPQAGSPLSWLMTISHRRAVDKVRSSQSSTDREAKYGASTQDIDHDTVSDEVGSRLEAEAVVRCLGTLTETQQESVRLAYYGGLTYREVAERLNAAVPTIKSRIRDGLIRLKTCLGVS
- a CDS encoding S1C family serine protease gives rise to the protein MTENQTPGPVPEDNGAQSRNPWHQQGAEQPGNRQSETQYGNAGGPRTPQGNPAPQDHAGPQNNTERLDRPEARDHHTQELPGAPRPVYPQRQPFYGQSANYGQQHQDGQPGYYGQQQHQNGQPMHGTGHGAPNGNVGLAPNPKDAPRRKATFGIGTLVASILAAGLVGGGVATVGAGELSGHNASSTSTVGSNSQPGTVIVNNKDDVNAITAAAVKASPSVVTISATSGSSGGTGSGIVLDDQGHILTNTHVVTLDGQTANASLEIRTSDGKVLPAKLVGTDPLSDLAVIKVDDTSGLTPATLGDSSKLNVGDTAIAIGSPLGLTGTVTDGIVSTLNRTISVASSAAPKGGDNSQGGDQGFQFAPPGGGQSQQNSSEGSIAINVIQTDAAINPGNSGGALVNSKGEIIGVNVAIASAGSGTSTSQSGNIGVGFSIPINHAKRVAQEIIDSGKASHGQLGVSVKAKTTSGAASEFSVGADVATVDPNSAAGKAGIKAGDVITKFNDLTIGEPNQLTAAVREQPAGSKVKITVQRGGSEQTFDVTLGAAAS